The DNA region CATGCGTGGCGCCCGGCCGGTCGACCACGGCGATCGGCACCAGCGCCGCGATGTCGCGCCAGCGATGCCAGCGATGGAAGCTCGCGAGATTATCTCCGCCCATGATCCACACGAAACGCAGGCGAGGCAGGCGCGACCTGAGGGCCGCGATGGTATCGATGGTCAATTCGGAACCGAGCGCCGCCTCCACACCCGTGACGTCGATGGCGGGATGGGCCACGACCCTTCGGGTCGCCGCCAGGCGCGCCTCGAGCGAGGCCAAGCCGTTATGGTCCTTCAGCGGGTTGCCCGGCGTCACCAGGAACCAGAGACGGTCGAGCTGCAGGCGCCGCAGCGCCATGAGCGCCACGTGACGGTGGCCCTCATGGGGCGGATTGAAGCTGCCGCCGTAAAGGCCGATGCGCAGGCCCGCTCCATGCGGGGGAAAGCAAGGAATCATGTGGGGCGCGTGGTCACGCCCTGATCTGGCCGGTTCCGCGGATGCGGTATTTGAAGGAGGTGAGCTGCTCGACGCCGACCGGGCCACGTGCATGCATGCGCCCCGTCGCAATGCCGATCTCGGCGCCGAAGCCGAACTCGCCGCCATCCGCGAATTGGGTCGAGGCGTTGTGCAGCACGATCGCCGAATCGACTTCCGCCAGGAAACGCTCGGCCGCCGCCTGGTCCGCCGTCACGATAGCGTCCGTGTGGTGCGAGCCGTAGCGCTCGATATGCGCGATGGCGGCATCGAGCCCGTCGACCACCCGGCAGGCGATGATGGCGTCGAGATATTCGGTCGTCCAATCGGCCTCGGACGCTGCCGTGACGCGGGCATCGACGGCAAGCGTCTCAGTGTCGCCACGCACGGCGCAACCGGCATCGAGGAGCGCCGCGACCAACGGCTTGAGATGGGTGCCAACCACGGCGCGGTCGACGAGCAGCGTCTCGGCCGAGCCGCAGACGCCGGTGCGGCGCAGCTTGGCGTTCACCAGGATGCTCCTCGCCATATCGAGATCGGCGGCTTCGTGCACATAGACATG from Rhizobiales bacterium GAS188 includes:
- a CDS encoding nicotinate-nucleotide adenylyltransferase, producing the protein MIPCFPPHGAGLRIGLYGGSFNPPHEGHRHVALMALRRLQLDRLWFLVTPGNPLKDHNGLASLEARLAATRRVVAHPAIDVTGVEAALGSELTIDTIAALRSRLPRLRFVWIMGGDNLASFHRWHRWRDIAALVPIAVVDRPGATHAALRSVAGQALERYRIPESAAATLAGRRPPAWVYLHGRRSNLSSSALRAAKFP